A genomic region of Alnus glutinosa chromosome 11, dhAlnGlut1.1, whole genome shotgun sequence contains the following coding sequences:
- the LOC133882102 gene encoding pathogenesis-related protein 1-like translates to MGLCKTPLALLICLFGLTLLHLSDAQDTEQDYLSAHNAARAAVGVPALIWDEQVAAYAQNYANTHIGDCNLVHSQGGSYGENLAWSSGDLSGTAAVNMWVDEKASYDYNSNSCAAGAMCGHYTQVVWRNSVRLGCAKVRCNNGGTFIGCNYDPPGNYIGQKPY, encoded by the coding sequence ATGGGTTTGTGCAAGACACCACTAGCTCTTCTTATTTGTCTCTTTGGCTTAACCCTACTCCATTTATCCGATGCCCAAGACACCGAACAAGACTACCTCAGTGCCCACAATGCCGCCCGTGCAGCGGTGGGAGTTCCGGCGCTGATATGGGATGAACAAGTAGCTGCATATGCACAAAACTATGCTAATACACATATTGGCGATTGCAATCTTGTGCACTCTCAAGGTGGGTCTTACGGTGAAAACCTTGCATGGAGTAGCGGCGACCTGTCAGGCACGGCGGCGGTGAACATGTGGGTAGACGAGAAGGCGAGCTATGACTACAACTCTAACTCTTGCGCTGCTGGGGCCATGTGCGGGCACTACACTCAGGTGGTGTGGCGCAATTCTGTTCGTTTGGGATGTGCTAAAGTTCGGTGCAACAATGGAGGTACGTTCATCGGCTGCAACTATGATCCCCCAGGCAACTATATTGGGCAGAAGCCTTACTGA